The nucleotide window GTCTCACAATAGCGCAAATCTGTCTagttattcatttaaaaaaatctagttATGGTCGACCAAACCAGTAAAGCTCAGTGTCTCGTTCACACACTTCAATATCACACAAGAGATGGTTGTGTAGGAGGCCGGGAGACCAGCACGGCTACTGGTTTTACATTGCAATAAGACTGGAGTGTAGGATTTAGGGACCTGCAGTGAAATTTAGGACAGTGTCCTCAATACTTGGATGCCTGTAATATTTTGCTACCCAGTGCCATACACAGGATTCCCTCAAAGGGAAAGGTGCTTCAAAGTCATTAAAggaattgtctggtttagaaaacctattttcaaataCCGGACTGATCGATTAGCCAAAACGGAGAGCAACTACTAAGAGTCTCACACTCTGGAGGACCCCGCAGGCCCATGAATTATACAGACAGCCGATTCATTTAGTTTGAAgcagtgtaatgcttaatttctcctgcagGAGTGCTGTAGGGGAATTTAATTCCACCATAGATTACGGTTTCCAGCAGAAGGACATCCTGTCATCAGTTTAACGTGGGGGCTCTTCTAAAAAGAAGAATTGTTCTAAGCAGAGAACCCCTTCAAAGGGATATTACCAAAATCATAAAATGATCACTTATCCATAGGACAGGTGATCATTTTCTAAAAGCTGGGgttcccaaacccccagatccttctcactgcACTCCTCGCAGTGTGGAGAAGTTGTagtggagcggcggtcgagcaggCGCCAGAgatgaaaatgatcacctattctTTGAATAggttatgattttgggaatacccctttaagaatcgAATTATGTGGCTACAGACCTACTAACAGGTGGCCGTACAGGACAACGCAACGCAGCTCGGTATGGCCGCATGCAATATGTGCGGTCATCAGATGAGCAGAGACTGCAGTACCAATGGGGGGCGGTATTAGACTATAACCTACCCCCACGTCTATAGGCAGATACCCAGGTAGAGGGGTAAAAGAATGTGACCTGTTAAATTCTAAATGCCATAGGGTCTACCCAAGAAAAATCAACATGAGGACTGCCATAACCGTTTTCATGGGGACGGATACTAACATATGTCTTTAAAGTAGCCGCCATGTCTGAGCCTCCCGACAACCACAATTGGTATACACCTTAAATTAGGCAAAACCCTCCGATTTCAGAGAAATTCTACTTGAGGATTAGATAACCGCAGAGGTCACGTTGTGTGTCACTACCTGGAGATTACAATTCAAGTGGTGACCGTAATCTTCTTGGTTCCTGCTCAAtcagacatagaaaaaaacctTTTTGGCTCTGATGAATGGTGTAAAGCCCTTGACGGACAGGAACGTCCCTTACAATGTTCTGAAGTTTCGTGTCATTGTGCTTTTGACTGTTCTTGAATGGCTTTGCTCATCCTCCGGTACCAGGGCTCGATCTTGGTGTTTACCATCATGTCATCAAATGACTGCAGGCCTTCCATGACTCTCAGGACCCCATAAACAGCCTGCGGAGGAGTAGACAGCCCCACGGTCAGTGCATCATGTATAACCACACAGACGTGAACTTCTTAAATAAGGACCAGTCTTACCAGATCCGCCAGATTTGGTTGTGAGCCACCAAGGAACTTCCTATGCTTCCCCACAGCGGCCATCCAGGTATTGGCTGCTTTGTACAGATCCTGACGCACATCATCTTGTAAGTTGTGCCTATAAGGAGTCCACAGAAAGGTCATTGCAAGTCCTTTACAGGTTTTTGCATTGAGATTTCAATATTGATGTATGGCGCCCCCTATGCTGCAAATATTGGGCCACAGAGTAACGTATGTACACAGGATGTGTGACCGGGCAGCAGAGGGTTTACATACAGCGGTGTAGTGTACAGTAGACAGATGGAAAAGGGGACCAGGGGCTGCAGTTTGAGAACCCGAGGGACGTCAGTTGCACCTCAGTTATACTGGTCCCCTTACAGCAAATCTTAAAGTGGGACAACTGCTTTGAGTGCCATTTTGTCACCCACAAAAGTGAAGGCGGATATTATATAACGGGCACCCCAAGCAACGGTGATAACGGTATTAAATAATCGACACAAACCTGCTTTTTAGTCTCTTGCCAATGAAAAACATGGCTGATGCTCCCACGTATTTGGCAAAGACGCCTTCCACTGCGCCAAAGTTCCCCTCACGAACAATGTAGTCAAACGAGGCCAGCGCCTCTCCAGGTGTGCGGTAGACATTAGGAGAGATGAGGTGAACCAGCCAATCATCTGCCCACCGGCGCCATTTCATTTCCTCCCTACAGAAAAGGAAACAAATATTTCTGATGCTGATATTTTATAGATCCGCCATCCTGACCCATTACAATAGATCATATAGTCACTCATTCCCCGCACCCCCTTCTAACATCTCGCGTATAAACTAGTCGTACATCCTGACCCTGTAAGATATTTCCTGTGTCCGCTACCATTCCCGCCGGACCATAAACATTTATTTACTATTCCATATCCTCCCATTCCCATCAGAACCAGTAGTAGATCTGGGAAAGGAAGCAATGGAGGTGACTAACCTCCATCTTTGTGGATCTGAACCACTGGActcctaaaaagaaaaaaaagtctaaaaggtggccatacacgttAGATAGCGGAcgccaaaaacaaaaaaaattctccGGTCCCCCATACACATTCATCATGTATGAGTAGAGGGAAATCAAGCGGCTGCCAGACACCTGTCCCGTGAAAACAAAGGATCGGGTATGTCCAACATGCTCgaaccccccccccaatatttgaCGTCAGCGTAGAGTTGGGACACCCCCATAAACAATATCATAAAGCCAGCGTGGCCATATGTGGCTCGGCAACCTCTTTTGTGCATCTTCCGACTCCCCAACCCCATGACCCATAAGTGTTCAGGGTGCAGCGAGGACACTGGAACGTCATACTTTCTGTCTAGGTAGGAGAGATCAGTCATAGATTGCTTCTGCCTGATGAAATTCTCCATAGATCACTACATTTGATTGGCTGCACAAGTAGGGTGGAGCTTACAGGTGAACCATTTGCTGTGGCATGGAGTCTCCTGTATACTCCACCCACACCCTTCTCATTTCACTTCCATTTGACAGATTATCTTCCCAGCAAAAAAGTTTAGCAAATTCCCCAGCTCACTTCTGTGATTCTTTGGACGGGTACACCCGCTGTGTCTCCTGCTCGTCCAGCATGAGCCAGTATCTGTTCTGGTACTCCGTCACCTCCTTCCCTTTCTCATTGGTCACCTTTATAGTCGGATAGTACGACACAATCTCCTCCAGGCTTTTCcttcattaaaaataaaaatactaaacaggtcaaaaaaaaacaaaacaccacctTATGAGGAAATATAATATTGAAGGGATATGCCGGAGACGGGACGGCGCGCTCTCGGTTCTTACCTGGACAGGAGGAAAGTTTTCATGGCGCTGATGATCACAGAGGAGTCGTTTAGTTGCTGATGGAAATGAAAAGGAATAGTAAGAAGCAGAATAATGGAGGACATGAAAGCCCACGCCAAGTCCGGACAATAATATACACATCAGTCATAGGAAATTCCAAGAATTTTTTACAACTATTGTGAGCAAGACTGTGAAGATCAGGGGTGTCCTAactttccttaaaggggtattcccatccacAGGAGGTGCCTCTATGGGGAGAACAGCGTTCCCACGACGCCCATCCCACCTGGTGAGGCGGTACCCAAGCAGATGAGGACTATTCGGCGGTTTCTCCAATCATTCTCGGCACCAGATGGGACTGGGAACCACCGTTTTCCACATAGGTGAAGGTGCCACCTCTAGGACCGGCACCTATCAGACATGACTAATCCTGTGAATTTAAATGGGGTCCCAGACTTTAAACTGATGGCCGATCTTTATAGGATCATGGCGCGATTTGAGCTTCATTATATAAAgaataatgtttccattcaccgACAGctggcagagatcttgaaaagggtGAGGAATTTTAACAAAGTACATTAGAgatttgcagaattttttttattataaaatgaagattttttttttttttacattaaacccAAGTTGCCCTTTAAGTTCCGCATTCACAGTAAAACGACATTCAGTTGGGCGGTGTTCACACTTTGCAGCcatattgcgttttttttgctccagATCCACAGCACTTTTGCAAAAACACAACCTTGACGTTTACTTACAAAATCTACTTACCAAAGAGGAATCGGCGCCGGCTATAAGAATGGGAACTTTTCTATAGTTGGAGAATTTAATCTCTTTCCGGAGGACGGGATTCACCTCTACAATCTCATAGGGCAGCTGGTGGTAATCCAGGAACGCGCGAACCTTACTGCAAAAGGGGCACGTCTTGTACTGGTAAAGGGTAAGATGTAGACCGTCTTCTGAGACCTGAGAAAAGACGGCACTAATATAAATGAGAGGTAATCCCGCCATATACTACAGCATTTTAGGTTCTGTATTACGGAAGTGTAGACACCGTGTGCtgccgttaggggcctccatgaGGCGCTGTTGTATTATTGCTCCTAAGAGAGACGATTTCCGTATGAAACCACATAAATAAACTTTTGTATAAAATTGGATGCGCACAAAGAGTAGCGCACTGCAGGGTACGGTGCTGTATTATGTATCTGTACACAGATCCGCAACACGGTCTATTATGTATGCCCAGACATGGCgcggatttgttgcggatttttcgTTGCGTGCGGATTTCACTCCTCCTACACTGAACAGCAGAACGAGCATGCGGTGATATCCGTGCGGAAAATATtctacagcatgtggatgagattagtttgaagggtaagtaaacttttacaaaacttttgacttgtcatagtaatatgtcagaagttttgatcggtgggtgtccgagcactgagacccccaacgatcGCTAAAACGGAGCGGCAGAAGTGttggggtgagcgctgtgccgctttgtttctgaccgACTTTCCTCGGGAACCCGAGCGAGCGgtatacaggctcatagactttctattgagcccgtacacaacTCTGAGAAAAGTCAAATCAGAAGAGAAGCGGCtcggcgctcacccgagcacttctgccgctccgttttagcgatcgatgggggtcttagtgctcggacccccaccgacatgtcaaaagttttttaaaattttagttaccctttaaatctcATTCAACTTGAGGATACTGTAATCCGCCACAGATTTTCCGTCCTGTGCGCGGTGCGACTTTAACCTAAGGCTCTGTTCTCATTCTGTCATGTCAGGTTTCCGTTGCTTTTTGACGGCCAGGATAGCGTAGCACGCTGCGCCATTCAACCCAGTAAGATAAAACGGAAACGACTAACCCTTTATAAGTCAGATTTGTCACAAAGCAGATCGATCACATTCCTTGTTAAAAGTCTCAACGCCAGTGTGAAAAACGGCCACATACTACTGGGCGCAGTACAATGCGTTTCTAGAGAGGCCATATCCCTAAACACTAAGAATAAGGCGCAGGGACACATCTGCCCGTCCCACGTCTGACGCCACCACGGATTTCAACGGCTGCCCGTGACGCTATGAAAGGAAAACAAGTATAAAACGCAGCAATCATGGGAGGGGCTGGCAGCAGTAAGATCCTGCAATATGGCTGAGCGCACAAGTATAGCCAAACCTCAGATCACAGGCAATTCAGCCGCCACGAATCTGACACAGAATGGTTGCTAAGGAGACCCCATATAATAGGCTGTAGTCGTCAggcagtgtatccctagcaaccaagcCATCAGATAGCATATAACATGGATCAGCAGTGGGTTCACGCCAGACCAGTCCTAATCTCTGCCTGTAATATTAATCAGAGTCTTCGCAAAAAAATGCGTTTATGTGGGAGCCACAAATGACAATATCCGGATAGGGGTCACTTTTTAATATGATAGTAGGGCAGCCAGGACCCCCCCCAAGATCATGATAGCCGGTTACACGGtttacagcagcctgtattctgtgaatGAGCCAAAGACTATAGACCAGCCGGTCATAAACTGATGGGATCGGACGGGTAATTGAAAGTCCCCCGAGTTTCCCGTATATCGGCAGTTTCCATTACTTATAATTTTTTAGGGAATCGCTAAGAATGCAATTCCCAAATATTATATGATGGTAACCTACAAAgtggagttaccctttaaattctTAAATTGCGGTAAGCGACAAAGTTTGCGTGTTCCTCAAAGACAAATGTGACTTTCGTACCTGCTCCTCCTCCGCCCTCTGCTCCCCCAGGGAATATTTTAGGGTCTGCATCACCCCAAATGTGCCACCAAAAGCAAACACCAGGCCCCACATCCTGCTGCCACCTCTCCCTGCCTCCTGCCATCCAGTCCTGTACCCACGCCAGCTGCTATTCCGAGAGCTAACCCAGCTCTGCTGTGCTGTCAAGGGCAGACTTCCCCCCTTAACTGGGCTCACGGAGCAAGAAAGTCGGCTAAAACTCCTGACACTGGGTCCACAGGAAGCTACGGAGCCCCTCACTACCACCCCAGATACAGGGACCCGAAGTCCTGCCACACCAGCCCTCAACTGCCCTGCCAGTCGCCATGTCATAGTGCCCAACTCATGAACCCTGTGAGCCGCCATCTTCCCTACTACTAAACCCCGCCCCTTCTTATTAGTATTCAGGACGGCGAAGGCGCGGCAACCAATCAGAACTCTGAGAGTCCAGCTACGTCACCGCTGCCAGAAGTACATTATGAAAAGATCACATGactgccggtcacatgacgaggtTGATCATGTCAGGACCTAATGGGGACCCGCAAGTTCCTCTGGGTGAAGTGTCCGGGGAGGAAGGTGCGTAGTTTCTGATTATTAACCCATCGTCGTCTAGCATTTATAGAATTGCGGCGAATTCGCCATAGCGATCGCTAACGAGAAGTGTCTATAATACAAAAGACATCGGAAAGGACCAATTTAAATCTGTAACGATCAAAATCGATTAGCATGGTATAGAGTTTAGCTGCTGTTATATTGCTTTAAGGCCAGACAGATATGCCATTCAGGAGTATGGAAAAGAAATGGACTGGCTGTATGGGTTGTCACCCACCTTTCCTGGAAGCAAAAATAACAAAGAACTGGCCGACTAGAGTTTATGACGACTTATATTTACAGGGGATTTTAGGATGAAACATACCAGAATATTGATTGTTGACCTAGATGAGAAAAAAGCGGCTCCACAAATAGCGCCACCTTTGttcatggctgtgtctggtattgaaagCTAGttgaatggggctaagctgcaataccagacacgtcCCATGGacatgagtggcgctgtttctgaaaaaggATGTGGATCTCCAGCATATCAGTATCATATTGCTGGGACCACACTAGGTAAAGACCCTTCCAAAGCAGCGCCACTGAATCCGGAAGGATTTACTTGAATGTGGCTTGTCGCTATTCCCCACATTGCCCGGCGTCCGGAGTTGCGCTGTTTCGGATAAAAGTCTGTGACGCAAGTTAATGATAGTCCAGTCATCTCTTTCCGGTATGTCGGGCTCGGTCAGGCATTATTTACCTATAAACATCCCTTCTACAATAGTAACGCAGGCAGTCGCTGGTTGTAGGCAGAATTTTTTGGTTACGTGCGGCCATTGCTAACTCAAAGCAAGCGAAGTAACCATAGCGACTTTATAAAGGTCTATACATAAAATATGATCGGCTGCAATGCGTCTGATCGATCGTCAGTGGGATTGTTCATATGACTGATCCCACCAACAGCAGAAGAGACTAAACGGACTCCCTGGGGCCAGCGCAAATGATAGTCCGAAATCGCCACAGAGATTCAAAGATCGACTTCATGCGTCATCCACCACCACCTCAGGCCCCGCACTTgtcataaggcctcattcagactgaCGTAATGCGTCTGCATTTTAGCGTACATACTACGGCGGCAAGTCCTGGCGCGACTGTGGGTCTAATAAATCGAGCTGTGTTCTAGGGATCTGCGATGCTGTTAGTTCAGGTCGTTAGACTTGCGATCTGTAATACGGACGCGGAATATGAGTTTTCCCCAGAGTGTTTCTTTAGggtgagtctgtgtttcttcgaccaggtcggcctcctgggatgacatttgatgaaatgtcatcccaggaggcggggctgcagaACGGCGgtgggacgcatcgccatggctacataagtatgaatctccctgcggcgaccagggtggacacgctgtgtgcttttatgcatatctgccttgtgtgaacaaagccttcatGTGTCCAATCTTTTGTAACCATGGGAGATAAGCAGCATCAGAGGTATCTGGCAGCCACTCATCCCCCTTGCTTTAGTGAAATGACAACCCTGCGGAGAATTTTGACATGCGCTGCCAGCACCGCGCTGCCCTTCCTAGCGCTGTATGTAGATCACTTTTTACTTTACAATGGAAAATGAACATTTAGAGATAATTTGCCAACGCTGGATTATCATTTCGTTGTAATGGAA belongs to Rhinoderma darwinii isolate aRhiDar2 chromosome 8, aRhiDar2.hap1, whole genome shotgun sequence and includes:
- the PTGES2 gene encoding prostaglandin E synthase 2; this encodes MAAHRVHELGTMTWRLAGQLRAGVAGLRVPVSGVVVRGSVASCGPSVRSFSRLSCSVSPVKGGSLPLTAQQSWVSSRNSSWRGYRTGWQEAGRGGSRMWGLVFAFGGTFGVMQTLKYSLGEQRAEEEQVSEDGLHLTLYQYKTCPFCSKVRAFLDYHQLPYEIVEVNPVLRKEIKFSNYRKVPILIAGADSSLQLNDSSVIISAMKTFLLSRKSLEEIVSYYPTIKVTNEKGKEVTEYQNRYWLMLDEQETQRVYPSKESQKEEMKWRRWADDWLVHLISPNVYRTPGEALASFDYIVREGNFGAVEGVFAKYVGASAMFFIGKRLKSRHNLQDDVRQDLYKAANTWMAAVGKHRKFLGGSQPNLADLAVYGVLRVMEGLQSFDDMMVNTKIEPWYRRMSKAIQEQSKAQ